The following coding sequences lie in one Bifidobacterium sp. ESL0690 genomic window:
- a CDS encoding pyruvate formate lyase family protein, producing MTSTMMKTKGKLGLLAPKRTEILNDEIRSVKPRIDVERAGIITESYEKTVGLPQVLRRAYALKDLLMKKTIFIGDNELIVGNHGSTLRSAPIYPEFGSLSREELEKMPIRQVDTLQITPDQIDYLVDDIFPKWEGYSTSSLARNLLPSQITDILDSPYRPFDPLSRASSGYGHYQPNIKRIINEGFEGSERLAAKKLAELDPTDLEYSDKRAFYMAVQVVVDGVRVFQQRFSDLAAGMANETDDPQRAKELRLIASNCAQVPYRPARNFFEAAQSYWFTLLIDYCAQNGGAISGGRFDQYMYPFYVNDLKDGTFTKDEISTIIQALWVKHMDLIKAKSYSSARNNGGFATTIGITLGGVDKDGNDAVNDLSYLCLDAEEAVFNSEPNVGIRVSKKTPDEFVNRVLRILGHKEGGKDPFFNDERIIPALMREHGMSLEEARDWSLVGCVEPTGQGNTMARTNSCYFNLAKCLELAINDGKCPISGQQLGPHTGHFADMNTFDDVKKAYSEQVDYFVSLMVCSLNTMATLHKRQTPHIYSSILIDGCLESGHDCTDCGALYDATGVNGVGLSDVADSLLVMKQLVFDESKMSKDELAESLETDFSDKVIQQRCLNVPKYGNDNDEADEMVAFVAKQYSDSVRRFKSPGGGHYIPGLFCLSSNTPLGRQVGALPSGRKALTPLADGGISPKQGEDVEGPTAEMKSVASWDQTQALNGVCLNIKFVPALIRNATDRQKVVGLIRGYFDIGGVHIQLNVLSSETLINAQKHPENYRGLVVRVAGYSAFFVELDRDIQNEIISRTVNESI from the coding sequence ATGACCAGCACAATGATGAAAACAAAGGGCAAATTAGGTTTGCTTGCGCCCAAGCGTACGGAGATTCTCAACGACGAGATACGTTCTGTCAAACCGAGAATCGACGTCGAACGGGCGGGAATCATCACCGAAAGCTACGAGAAGACCGTCGGACTGCCGCAAGTCCTTCGCCGCGCATACGCGTTGAAGGACCTGCTGATGAAAAAGACCATTTTCATCGGCGACAACGAACTGATCGTGGGCAACCACGGTTCCACACTGCGTTCCGCGCCGATCTATCCGGAATTCGGAAGTCTTTCGCGTGAAGAGCTCGAGAAGATGCCGATCCGTCAGGTCGACACCCTGCAGATCACACCCGATCAGATCGACTATCTGGTCGATGACATCTTCCCGAAGTGGGAAGGCTATTCCACCAGTTCCTTGGCCCGCAACCTTCTGCCTTCGCAGATTACCGATATCCTCGATTCGCCGTATCGTCCCTTCGACCCGTTGAGCAGGGCCTCGTCCGGTTACGGGCATTACCAGCCCAATATCAAGCGGATCATCAATGAAGGCTTTGAGGGTTCGGAGCGTCTTGCGGCCAAGAAGCTTGCAGAGCTTGACCCGACTGATCTGGAATATTCCGACAAGCGGGCGTTCTACATGGCCGTTCAGGTGGTTGTGGACGGCGTGCGCGTCTTCCAGCAGCGCTTCTCGGACTTGGCGGCCGGCATGGCCAATGAGACCGATGATCCACAACGTGCCAAGGAGCTGAGGCTCATCGCCAGCAATTGCGCACAGGTACCGTATCGTCCGGCACGCAATTTCTTCGAGGCTGCGCAATCCTACTGGTTCACGCTGCTCATCGATTACTGCGCTCAGAACGGCGGCGCGATTTCCGGCGGACGCTTCGACCAGTACATGTATCCCTTCTATGTCAATGACCTCAAGGACGGAACCTTCACCAAGGATGAGATTTCGACCATCATCCAGGCCTTGTGGGTCAAACACATGGATCTGATCAAGGCAAAGTCCTATTCGTCGGCACGCAATAACGGCGGCTTCGCCACCACCATCGGCATCACTCTCGGCGGTGTCGATAAGGACGGTAACGATGCGGTCAATGACTTGTCGTACCTCTGCCTTGACGCGGAAGAGGCCGTGTTCAATTCCGAGCCGAACGTGGGCATCCGCGTCAGCAAGAAAACCCCGGACGAGTTCGTCAACCGGGTCCTGAGAATCCTCGGACACAAGGAGGGAGGCAAGGATCCGTTCTTCAACGATGAACGGATCATCCCCGCCTTGATGCGTGAACATGGCATGAGCCTTGAAGAAGCGCGTGACTGGTCGTTGGTCGGCTGCGTGGAACCGACCGGCCAGGGCAATACCATGGCACGCACCAACAGCTGCTACTTCAACCTTGCCAAGTGTCTCGAACTGGCGATCAACGACGGCAAATGCCCGATATCCGGCCAGCAACTCGGCCCACACACCGGCCATTTCGCCGATATGAACACCTTCGACGACGTCAAGAAGGCCTACAGCGAGCAGGTCGACTACTTCGTCTCGCTGATGGTCTGCTCGCTCAACACGATGGCGACGCTTCACAAACGTCAGACACCGCACATCTATTCCTCGATCCTGATCGACGGATGCCTCGAATCCGGCCATGACTGCACCGATTGCGGTGCCCTCTATGACGCCACGGGCGTCAACGGCGTGGGTCTTTCGGATGTCGCGGATTCGCTGTTGGTCATGAAGCAGCTGGTGTTCGATGAATCGAAGATGAGCAAGGACGAGCTCGCCGAATCCCTTGAAACCGACTTCTCCGACAAGGTGATTCAACAGCGTTGCCTGAACGTGCCGAAGTACGGCAACGACAACGACGAGGCCGATGAGATGGTCGCGTTCGTGGCCAAGCAGTACTCCGATTCCGTGCGTCGTTTCAAGAGCCCTGGCGGCGGTCATTATATTCCCGGCCTGTTCTGCCTTTCCTCGAACACGCCGCTCGGCCGTCAGGTAGGTGCGCTTCCCAGTGGACGCAAGGCTTTGACACCGTTGGCCGACGGCGGCATCTCGCCCAAGCAAGGCGAGGATGTCGAAGGACCGACCGCCGAGATGAAATCCGTGGCGAGCTGGGACCAGACGCAGGCGCTTAACGGAGTATGCCTCAACATCAAGTTCGTGCCTGCCCTGATTCGCAACGCGACCGATCGTCAGAAGGTCGTTGGCCTTATTCGCGGCTACTTCGATATCGGCGGCGTCCATATCCAGCTCAACGTGTTGTCTTCCGAGACGCTGATCAACGCACAGAAGCATCCTGAGAACTATCGCGGTTTGGTGGTTCGCGTGGCCGGATATTCGGCGTTCTTCGTCGAGCTCGATCGAGACATCCAGAACGAGATCATCTCGCGAACCGTCAATGAAAGCATCTGA
- a CDS encoding glycyl-radical enzyme activating protein: MGRVFNIQRFSIHDGPGIRTVVFLKGCPYSCTWCANPEGIKPYRQVMFSSKKCIECGLCVDAAKNGEVEMQGGKLVLHRERIRPSQLEWVKACPTGALKIVGNMQSPEEVTGKVLRDMPFYRRSGQGGVTFSGGEPLVQARFVDETAGLCKEHGLHTAVETAAGVPLKSIVEVSDNIDLFICSLTSTDPETYRKYMGHSNETSLANIRWMARYDPERLCVRSPLIPGINMENDQVEDMIEFLADAGVKYYDVLPFHRLGTSKYTGLGRAYDFAKLDPPSDQCMEEIRDEIRRHGMSTDFPKGLSNGHKAEIHQDFQLQKE, translated from the coding sequence ATGGGGCGAGTATTCAATATCCAGCGGTTCTCGATTCACGACGGGCCGGGCATACGCACCGTGGTGTTCCTGAAAGGATGCCCTTACTCGTGCACCTGGTGCGCTAATCCGGAAGGCATCAAGCCGTATCGGCAGGTGATGTTCTCGTCGAAGAAATGCATCGAATGTGGTCTTTGCGTGGATGCGGCGAAAAACGGTGAGGTCGAGATGCAGGGCGGGAAATTGGTGCTGCACCGTGAACGGATTCGTCCGTCGCAACTTGAATGGGTGAAGGCATGTCCCACAGGGGCTTTGAAGATCGTGGGCAATATGCAAAGCCCTGAGGAAGTCACCGGAAAAGTACTTCGGGACATGCCTTTCTATCGCAGAAGCGGACAGGGAGGTGTCACCTTCTCCGGCGGGGAACCGTTGGTACAGGCCAGATTCGTCGACGAGACGGCGGGGCTGTGCAAAGAGCATGGTCTGCATACCGCGGTCGAAACCGCTGCCGGGGTGCCGCTGAAATCGATTGTCGAGGTGAGCGACAACATTGACTTGTTCATCTGCAGCCTGACTTCCACCGACCCGGAAACCTACCGGAAGTATATGGGACATTCCAACGAGACCTCATTGGCCAATATCCGCTGGATGGCCCGTTACGACCCGGAGCGGCTCTGCGTGAGGTCCCCGCTGATACCGGGCATCAACATGGAAAACGATCAGGTCGAAGACATGATTGAATTCCTAGCCGATGCCGGGGTGAAATACTACGATGTGCTGCCATTCCACCGTTTGGGCACCTCAAAATACACAGGGTTGGGAAGAGCCTACGACTTTGCCAAGCTTGACCCACCCAGTGATCAATGCATGGAAGAAATCCGTGACGAAATTCGTCGTCACGGTATGAGTACCGATTTCCCCAAAGGTCTGTCAAACGGGCACAAGGCGGAGATACATCAGGATTTTCAGTTACAAAAGGAGTAA
- the deoC gene encoding deoxyribose-phosphate aldolase: protein MTEGTTQRKPAQEMTKAELARYIDHTILRPEATEDEIRQITRDGVNFGVASVCVNPASLDFAAPIVENTSTGLSVVCDFPFGQGTAEDKTQLAKEYCRHEGLTDLDMVINYGMVRSGHAAQAGEELRGAVDACRQAGVVSKVIIETDALSDEQIVEATEAVIASGADFVKTSTGFYTGGPTVGGSVEVMKKVMKAADGRIKVKASAHIRTREHFLALIDLGVDRIGLNCTSTPKVLAGAAE, encoded by the coding sequence ATGACTGAAGGAACAACACAACGCAAACCTGCGCAAGAAATGACGAAGGCTGAATTGGCCAGATATATCGACCATACGATTCTGCGTCCCGAGGCCACTGAAGACGAGATCAGGCAGATCACGCGCGACGGTGTCAACTTCGGGGTGGCATCTGTCTGCGTCAACCCGGCATCGCTGGATTTTGCGGCTCCGATCGTGGAGAATACCAGCACCGGTCTGTCGGTTGTCTGCGATTTTCCCTTCGGACAGGGAACCGCCGAAGACAAGACGCAATTGGCCAAGGAATATTGCCGTCACGAAGGGCTGACAGATCTGGATATGGTCATCAACTACGGCATGGTCCGTTCCGGGCATGCGGCGCAGGCCGGTGAGGAGCTGCGTGGTGCCGTTGACGCTTGCAGGCAGGCCGGAGTGGTTTCCAAAGTCATCATCGAGACGGATGCGCTTTCTGACGAGCAGATCGTTGAAGCCACTGAAGCAGTGATCGCCTCCGGTGCCGATTTCGTCAAGACCTCTACCGGTTTCTACACTGGCGGTCCAACGGTCGGCGGTTCGGTGGAAGTAATGAAGAAGGTCATGAAGGCCGCGGACGGGCGTATCAAAGTCAAGGCCTCGGCGCATATCCGCACCCGTGAGCATTTCCTGGCGCTCATCGACCTCGGTGTCGATCGCATCGGGCTCAACTGCACATCCACGCCGAAGGTGCTGGCAGGCGCCGCTGAATAA
- a CDS encoding DeoR/GlpR family DNA-binding transcription regulator codes for MMQGNQREDIGARHVQIQHLLAENGPTKVKDIAEQLHFSDVTIYRDIKKLEKEGILQLDNGIVVLSRSFTSEIPPSSRYESNLAAKEIICNKASEFIRPDSTIILDDSSTVLPLLDFIKKKAPLTVITNSVFAGEQLMSASGIRLYMTGGLYYPWANAFHGHMAIHALESLQADICFVSTTSVTSRGAADSYDATAELKSAMLSISETKILLADSSKFRKRALYIAGTLSDFDYVITDKKPENIKPDQLAEAHTQLITVGPEINAESSNEANKQPRKVVS; via the coding sequence ATGATGCAGGGAAACCAACGAGAGGACATCGGCGCGAGGCATGTCCAAATCCAGCATTTGCTGGCGGAAAACGGCCCCACCAAGGTCAAGGACATTGCGGAACAGCTGCATTTTTCGGACGTTACCATATACCGGGACATCAAGAAGCTCGAGAAGGAGGGCATTCTCCAGCTCGATAATGGCATAGTCGTGCTTTCGCGGTCTTTCACCAGCGAGATACCGCCTTCCTCAAGATACGAAAGCAACCTGGCAGCCAAGGAGATCATCTGCAACAAGGCTTCGGAATTCATTCGCCCGGACTCGACCATCATCCTCGATGATTCGTCGACGGTATTGCCCCTGTTGGATTTCATCAAAAAGAAAGCCCCGCTCACCGTCATTACCAATTCCGTGTTTGCGGGCGAACAACTGATGAGCGCTTCCGGCATACGCCTCTATATGACGGGAGGGCTTTATTACCCTTGGGCGAACGCTTTCCATGGCCATATGGCGATTCACGCCTTAGAGTCACTACAGGCGGATATTTGTTTCGTATCGACGACTTCCGTCACCAGCCGTGGCGCCGCCGATTCCTATGATGCGACCGCCGAGCTGAAGTCGGCCATGCTTTCAATATCCGAAACCAAGATCCTTCTGGCGGACAGCTCGAAATTCCGCAAACGCGCCCTGTACATCGCAGGAACCTTATCTGATTTCGACTACGTTATCACCGACAAGAAGCCGGAAAATATCAAGCCTGATCAGCTGGCCGAAGCCCATACCCAGCTGATTACGGTCGGCCCTGAAATCAATGCCGAAAGCAGCAACGAAGCGAACAAGCAACCGCGCAAGGTTGTTTCGTAA
- the pta gene encoding phosphate acetyltransferase — protein sequence MTNEVIYIASPEGRNGRNVVAYGVVKALAAKGKTAVFRPVACKKETFTAELLKAANAGQSVEQVRAVCPKCARRDKAAARGDIVAAYSAELERTNPDSMVIVGSDGSAVFDPEAFTFNANIASDLKAKTFLAICTIPRNGEQVKASVETCTAEVEQAGGKVAGIFVTGCTDEKAADAEEALKDSPVPVWTIPAVEFPSDTDPDAAEKAAKAFADNAPAGEVVAAAQTQFDAPTTPYAFQNELLAKAKAGKKTIVLPEGSEDRIIKAADYLLQRDIVNLIIVGDKDVILARGKELGLNSLSKASYQPMDDEEVLKPMVDKLCELRAKKGMTPEQARKQLTDPSYFGTMLVVLGKADGLVSGSINSTANTVRPALQVIKTKPGASLVSGAFLMCFKDHVAVFADCAINLNPNAEQLADIAIQSADTARAFGVDPKVGMLCYSTLGSGKGPDVDLVEEATKLVHEKAPDLPAVGSIQFDAAWSPTVAATKAKGNDVAGHVNVFVFPSLAAGNIAYKAVQRTSGAIAIGPVLQGLNKPVNDLSRGALVEDIINTVALTAVEAEQ from the coding sequence GTGACAAACGAAGTCATTTATATCGCTAGCCCCGAAGGCAGGAACGGCCGTAACGTGGTGGCCTACGGCGTGGTCAAGGCGCTTGCTGCCAAGGGCAAGACCGCCGTGTTCCGTCCGGTGGCTTGCAAGAAGGAAACCTTCACCGCCGAACTGCTTAAGGCTGCCAATGCCGGCCAGTCCGTCGAGCAGGTTCGCGCCGTATGCCCCAAGTGCGCGCGTCGCGACAAGGCCGCCGCCCGTGGTGACATCGTCGCCGCCTACAGCGCCGAACTGGAACGCACGAACCCGGATTCGATGGTCATCGTCGGCAGCGATGGTTCCGCCGTCTTCGACCCGGAAGCCTTCACCTTCAATGCCAATATCGCCTCCGACCTCAAGGCCAAGACCTTCCTCGCCATCTGCACCATCCCGCGCAACGGCGAACAGGTGAAGGCCAGCGTAGAGACCTGCACTGCCGAAGTCGAGCAGGCAGGCGGCAAGGTCGCCGGCATCTTCGTTACCGGCTGCACCGATGAAAAGGCTGCAGATGCCGAGGAAGCGCTGAAGGACTCCCCCGTTCCGGTTTGGACGATTCCGGCCGTTGAATTCCCATCGGACACCGATCCGGATGCCGCCGAAAAGGCCGCCAAGGCCTTCGCCGACAACGCCCCCGCCGGTGAGGTCGTGGCCGCCGCACAGACTCAGTTCGACGCCCCTACCACCCCGTACGCTTTCCAGAACGAACTGCTGGCGAAGGCCAAGGCCGGCAAGAAGACCATTGTGCTGCCGGAAGGTTCGGAAGACCGAATCATCAAGGCTGCGGATTACCTGCTGCAGCGCGACATCGTCAATCTGATCATCGTCGGCGACAAGGATGTCATCCTCGCCCGGGGCAAGGAACTCGGCCTCAACTCGCTTTCCAAGGCCTCCTACCAGCCGATGGACGACGAAGAAGTCCTGAAGCCCATGGTCGACAAGCTGTGCGAACTGCGCGCCAAGAAGGGCATGACCCCTGAACAGGCCCGCAAGCAACTGACCGACCCGAGCTACTTCGGCACCATGCTGGTCGTCCTCGGCAAGGCCGACGGCCTCGTTTCCGGTTCCATCAACTCCACCGCCAACACGGTACGCCCAGCGCTGCAGGTCATCAAGACCAAGCCCGGCGCCTCGTTGGTCTCCGGCGCGTTCCTGATGTGTTTCAAGGACCATGTGGCCGTCTTCGCCGACTGCGCCATCAACCTCAACCCGAACGCCGAGCAGCTGGCCGACATCGCCATCCAGTCCGCCGACACCGCCCGCGCCTTCGGCGTGGATCCGAAGGTGGGCATGCTCTGCTACTCCACGCTGGGCAGCGGCAAGGGCCCGGATGTCGACCTGGTCGAAGAAGCCACGAAGCTGGTCCACGAGAAGGCCCCGGATCTGCCGGCCGTCGGCTCAATCCAGTTCGACGCCGCCTGGTCACCCACCGTGGCAGCCACAAAGGCCAAGGGCAACGACGTGGCAGGCCATGTCAACGTCTTCGTCTTCCCGAGCCTGGCCGCCGGCAACATCGCCTACAAGGCCGTGCAGCGCACCTCCGGTGCCATCGCCATCGGCCCGGTGCTCCAAGGCCTTAACAAGCCTGTCAACGACCTCTCGCGTGGTGCCCTGGTCGAAGACATCATCAACACGGTGGCACTGACCGCCGTGGAGGCAGAGCAGTAA
- a CDS encoding phosphoketolase, which produces MTSPVIGTPWKKLGKPVSDEALEGVDKYWRTANYLSIGQIYLRSNPLMKEPFTRKDVKYRLVGHWGTTPGLNFLFGHINRLIADHQQNTVFIMGPGHGGPAGTSQSYLDGTYTEYYPKITKDESGLQKFFRQFSYPGGIPSHYAPETPGSIHEGGELGYALSHAYGAIMNNPSLFVPAVVGDGEAETGPLATSWQSNKLVNPRTDGIVLPILHLNGYKIANPSILSRIPDEELHEFFEGMGYEPYEFVAGFDDEDHMSIHRRFADMLEEVFDKICDIKAKAQTDDMDRPTYPMIIFRTPKGWTCPKYIDGKKTEGSWRAHQVPLASARDTEAHFQVLKGWMESYKPEELFDEKGAIRHEVTDFMPQGELRLGQNPNANGGRIREDLKLPDLDAYEVKGVKEFGHGWGQLEATRQLGNYTRDIIKMNPDSFRIFGPDETASNRLQAAYEVTNKQWDNGYLSEQTDEHMAVTGQVIEQLSEHQMEGFLEGYVLTGRHGIWSTYESFAHVIDSMLNQHAKWLEATVRHIPWREPVASINMLISSHVWRQDHNGFSHQDPGVSSVLLNKTFNNDHVVAEYFPADANMLLAVAEKAFKSTNKINAIFAGKQPAATWITLDEAREELKKGAAEWKWASTAANNDEAQIVLASVGDVPTLEIMAASEKLKEFGIKFKVVNVVDILKLQSPKDNDEALTDDEFTELFTADKPVLFAYHSYAHDIQSIIFNRPNHDNFNVHGYKEEGSTTTPYDMVRVNDMDRYELTAEVLRTLDADKYAHEIDKLEQFRKDAFQFAVDEGYDHPDYTGFVYSDVKNQDAKATAKAAMSTGSDNE; this is translated from the coding sequence ATGACTAGTCCTGTTATTGGCACCCCGTGGAAGAAGCTCGGCAAGCCGGTTTCTGATGAGGCTCTTGAGGGAGTCGACAAGTATTGGCGCACCGCCAACTATCTTTCCATTGGTCAGATTTATCTGCGTAGCAACCCTCTGATGAAGGAGCCCTTCACCCGCAAGGACGTCAAGTATCGTCTCGTGGGCCACTGGGGCACCACCCCTGGCCTGAACTTCCTGTTCGGCCACATCAACCGCCTCATCGCGGATCATCAGCAGAACACCGTGTTCATCATGGGCCCCGGCCACGGCGGCCCTGCAGGCACCTCGCAGTCCTATCTCGACGGCACCTACACCGAGTATTATCCGAAGATCACCAAGGATGAGAGTGGCCTGCAGAAGTTCTTCCGTCAGTTCTCCTATCCTGGCGGCATTCCTTCCCACTATGCTCCGGAGACCCCGGGCTCCATTCATGAAGGCGGCGAACTCGGCTACGCGCTGAGCCACGCATACGGCGCCATCATGAACAACCCGAGCCTCTTCGTGCCCGCGGTTGTGGGCGACGGCGAAGCCGAGACCGGCCCGCTGGCCACCAGCTGGCAGTCCAACAAGCTCGTCAACCCGCGCACCGACGGCATCGTGCTGCCGATCCTGCACCTCAACGGCTACAAGATCGCCAACCCGTCCATTCTTTCCCGCATCCCCGATGAAGAGCTCCACGAGTTCTTCGAGGGCATGGGCTATGAGCCCTACGAGTTCGTCGCAGGCTTCGACGATGAGGACCACATGTCCATCCACCGTCGTTTCGCCGACATGCTCGAAGAAGTCTTCGACAAGATCTGCGACATCAAGGCCAAGGCTCAGACCGACGATATGGATCGTCCGACCTACCCGATGATCATCTTCCGCACGCCGAAGGGCTGGACCTGCCCGAAGTACATCGACGGCAAGAAGACCGAAGGCTCCTGGCGCGCCCACCAGGTGCCGCTGGCCAGCGCCCGCGACACCGAGGCCCACTTCCAGGTCCTTAAGGGCTGGATGGAATCCTACAAGCCGGAAGAGCTCTTCGATGAGAAGGGCGCCATCCGCCACGAGGTCACCGACTTCATGCCGCAAGGCGAACTTCGTCTCGGCCAGAACCCGAACGCCAACGGCGGTCGCATCCGCGAAGACCTGAAGCTCCCCGATCTCGATGCTTACGAAGTCAAGGGCGTCAAGGAGTTCGGCCACGGCTGGGGTCAGCTCGAAGCCACCCGTCAGCTGGGCAACTACACCCGCGACATCATCAAGATGAACCCGGATTCGTTCCGTATCTTCGGACCTGACGAGACCGCGTCCAACCGTCTGCAGGCCGCTTATGAGGTCACCAACAAGCAGTGGGACAACGGCTATCTCTCCGAGCAGACCGATGAGCACATGGCTGTCACCGGCCAGGTCATCGAGCAGCTCTCCGAGCACCAGATGGAAGGCTTCCTCGAGGGCTACGTCCTCACCGGCCGTCACGGCATCTGGAGCACCTATGAGTCCTTCGCCCACGTGATCGATTCGATGCTCAACCAGCACGCCAAGTGGCTCGAGGCCACGGTTCGTCACATTCCGTGGCGCGAGCCCGTCGCTTCGATCAACATGCTGATTTCCTCGCACGTGTGGCGTCAGGATCACAACGGCTTCTCCCATCAGGATCCGGGTGTGAGCTCTGTGCTCTTGAACAAGACGTTCAACAACGATCACGTTGTAGCCGAGTACTTCCCCGCCGACGCCAACATGCTGCTGGCCGTCGCCGAGAAGGCCTTCAAGTCCACCAACAAGATCAACGCCATCTTCGCCGGCAAGCAGCCTGCCGCCACTTGGATCACCCTCGATGAAGCTCGTGAAGAGCTCAAGAAGGGCGCAGCCGAGTGGAAGTGGGCCTCCACCGCCGCCAACAACGACGAAGCGCAGATTGTGCTCGCTTCCGTCGGCGATGTCCCCACTCTGGAGATCATGGCCGCCAGCGAGAAGCTCAAGGAGTTCGGCATCAAGTTCAAGGTCGTCAACGTTGTTGACATCCTGAAGCTGCAGAGCCCCAAGGACAACGACGAGGCCCTGACCGACGACGAGTTCACCGAACTCTTCACCGCCGACAAGCCGGTTCTCTTCGCGTATCATTCCTATGCCCACGACATCCAGTCCATCATCTTCAACCGTCCGAACCACGACAACTTCAACGTTCACGGCTACAAGGAAGAGGGCTCCACCACCACGCCTTACGACATGGTGCGCGTCAACGACATGGATCGCTACGAGCTGACCGCCGAAGTGCTGCGCACGCTCGACGCCGACAAGTACGCCCACGAGATCGACAAGCTGGAGCAGTTCCGCAAGGACGCCTTCCAGTTCGCCGTCGACGAGGGTTACGATCACCCGGATTACACCGGCTTTGTGTACTCCGACGTGAAGAACCAGGACGCCAAGGCAACCGCAAAGGCCGCCATGAGCACCGGCAGCGACAACGAGTGA
- the guaA gene encoding glutamine-hydrolyzing GMP synthase — protein MAKGPVLVVDFGAQYAQLIARRVREAHVYSELVPHSMPVDEMLAKDPKAIILSGGPASVYEPGAPKIDKKIFEVGVPVLGICYGFQVMANELGGKVDKAALGEYGKTEAVIDDAEGVLDGSPVDQTTWMSHGVAVEQAPEGFKVLAHTEGAPVAAMEDESRKLYGVQWHPEVKHTPLGQELLSTFLHKCAGLPSDWDADNIIDTQVKKIREEVGDAEVICGLSGGVDSAVAATLVHKAIGDQLTCVFVDHGMLRKGEAEQVRHDFVKATGIRLIEVDASEEFLTALKGVTEPERKRKIIGEKFIRTFEKAQKQVLEEAGARGKEVKFLVQGTLYPDVVESGGGDGAANIKSHHNVGGLPKDVKFKLIEPLRSLFKDEVRAIGTKLGLPDNIVWRQPFPGPGLGIRIIGEVTKERLDLLREADAIAREEMTKAGLDRDIWQCPVVLLANVHSVGVQGDERTYGSPIVLRPISSDDAMTADWYRLPYDVLATISTRITNECRGINRVVLDCTSKPPATIEWE, from the coding sequence ATGGCAAAAGGTCCAGTGCTTGTCGTTGACTTCGGCGCGCAATACGCTCAGTTGATCGCGCGGCGCGTGCGTGAGGCGCATGTCTATTCCGAATTGGTGCCGCATTCCATGCCGGTGGACGAGATGCTGGCCAAAGACCCGAAGGCGATTATCCTTTCCGGCGGTCCCGCTTCGGTTTATGAGCCGGGCGCTCCAAAGATCGACAAGAAGATTTTCGAGGTCGGGGTACCGGTGCTGGGCATCTGCTACGGCTTCCAGGTGATGGCCAACGAACTGGGAGGCAAGGTCGACAAGGCGGCGCTCGGCGAATATGGCAAAACCGAGGCCGTGATCGACGACGCCGAAGGCGTGCTGGACGGTTCCCCTGTGGATCAGACCACGTGGATGAGCCACGGTGTAGCCGTCGAACAGGCGCCGGAAGGCTTCAAGGTGCTCGCGCATACCGAAGGCGCGCCGGTGGCCGCGATGGAGGACGAGTCCCGTAAGCTCTACGGCGTGCAATGGCACCCCGAAGTCAAGCACACCCCGCTTGGCCAGGAGCTGCTCTCCACGTTCCTGCACAAGTGCGCCGGGCTGCCCAGCGACTGGGATGCCGACAATATCATTGACACGCAGGTCAAAAAGATTCGCGAGGAGGTCGGCGACGCTGAGGTCATCTGCGGGCTTTCCGGCGGTGTCGATTCCGCCGTCGCGGCGACGTTGGTGCACAAGGCCATCGGCGACCAGCTCACCTGCGTCTTCGTCGACCACGGCATGCTGCGCAAAGGCGAAGCCGAGCAGGTCCGTCACGATTTCGTCAAGGCCACGGGCATCCGGCTTATCGAAGTGGATGCCTCCGAGGAGTTCCTGACTGCTTTGAAGGGTGTCACCGAGCCGGAACGCAAGCGCAAGATCATCGGCGAGAAGTTCATCCGAACCTTCGAGAAGGCCCAAAAGCAGGTCCTCGAAGAGGCCGGCGCCCGCGGCAAGGAAGTCAAGTTCCTCGTGCAGGGCACGCTGTATCCGGACGTCGTCGAATCCGGTGGCGGCGACGGCGCGGCCAACATCAAGTCGCACCACAACGTCGGCGGTCTGCCCAAGGATGTCAAGTTCAAGCTGATCGAGCCGTTGCGCAGCCTGTTCAAGGACGAGGTACGCGCCATCGGCACCAAGCTCGGTCTGCCGGACAACATCGTGTGGCGTCAGCCGTTCCCGGGCCCGGGCCTGGGCATCCGCATCATCGGCGAGGTCACCAAGGAGCGCCTCGACCTGCTGCGTGAGGCCGATGCCATCGCACGTGAGGAAATGACCAAGGCCGGTCTCGACCGCGACATCTGGCAGTGCCCGGTTGTCTTGCTCGCCAACGTCCATTCCGTGGGAGTGCAGGGAGATGAGCGCACCTATGGTTCGCCGATCGTGCTGCGCCCGATTTCCTCGGACGACGCGATGACCGCCGACTGGTACCGACTGCCATACGACGTGCTCGCCACGATCTCCACGCGCATCACCAACGAATGCCGCGGCATCAACCGCGTCGTGCTCGACTGCACCTCCAAGCCGCCGGCCACCATCGAGTGGGAGTGA